In one Paracoccus everestensis genomic region, the following are encoded:
- a CDS encoding substrate-binding domain-containing protein: MTRLPRKIAVTTALCLSLAAPALAETRIGVTMTSFDNPFLTILLNGIRAEAERTEGVTLSIEDAQLDVAKQLNQVQIFVANGVDAIIVNAVDGDSTAAITATATGAGIPLIYVNHPPAELETGMPEGTGYVGSQETDAGRLEAAAVCEALKGREDAKAVILMGPLENHAAHVRTQMVEEAFAQPDCPVEIIEKQVANWNRVQAQDLVTSWLTAGLEFDAIVANNDEMAIGAAQALAATTGKGDIVIAGIDATADGLAAMEAGQMDVTVYQNATGQGEQAVRAAVAAAGGEKIEPKHWIPFEPVTPQNMADYQK; this comes from the coding sequence ATGACCAGACTGCCCAGAAAGATTGCCGTCACCACCGCCCTTTGCCTGTCGCTTGCCGCCCCGGCGCTTGCCGAAACCCGGATCGGCGTCACCATGACATCATTCGACAACCCCTTCCTGACGATCCTGCTGAACGGCATCCGCGCCGAGGCCGAGCGCACCGAAGGCGTCACCCTGTCGATCGAGGATGCGCAACTGGACGTGGCCAAGCAGCTGAACCAGGTCCAGATCTTCGTCGCCAACGGCGTCGATGCGATCATCGTGAACGCGGTCGATGGCGACAGCACGGCAGCCATCACCGCCACGGCGACGGGGGCGGGCATTCCGCTGATCTATGTGAACCACCCGCCTGCGGAATTGGAAACCGGGATGCCCGAAGGCACCGGCTATGTCGGATCGCAGGAAACCGACGCGGGCCGCCTGGAAGCCGCCGCCGTCTGCGAGGCGCTGAAGGGCCGCGAGGATGCCAAGGCCGTGATCCTGATGGGCCCGCTGGAAAACCACGCCGCCCATGTGCGCACCCAGATGGTCGAGGAAGCCTTTGCCCAGCCCGACTGCCCTGTCGAGATCATCGAAAAGCAGGTCGCCAACTGGAACCGCGTGCAGGCGCAGGATCTGGTCACGTCCTGGCTGACGGCGGGCCTGGAATTCGATGCCATCGTCGCCAACAACGACGAAATGGCGATTGGCGCGGCGCAGGCCCTGGCGGCGACCACCGGCAAGGGCGATATCGTCATCGCCGGCATCGACGCCACCGCAGACGGGCTTGCCGCGATGGAGGCCGGGCAGATGGACGTGACCGTCTATCAGAACGCCACCGGCCAGGGCGAACAGGCGGTCCGCGCCGCCGTCGCCGCAGCAGGGGGCGAGAAGATCGAACCCAAACACTGGATCCCGTTCGAGCCGGTCACGCCCCAGAACATGGCCGATTACCAGAAGTAA
- a CDS encoding ABC transporter permease has product MSSQDITARAAPRTQRRLPTEVNILLVLIGIALVFEILGWIFQGQSFLFSWNRLKIMILQVSVIGIIAVGVTQVIISGGIDLSSGSVVGAVAMVAMSFAQVSTYARAVYPALTDLPMIVPLLIGLGCGAIVGLINGWLIAYTKIPPFIATLGTMVTVRGFAKWYTKGQPVSFPTEGFAWIGSGMMPVVIFIIVAAIFHIAMKYTRYGKFTYAIGANAQAARVSGIDVERHLVKVYVIAAMLAALAGMVVAARGQTAQAGMGLAYELDAIAMAVIGGVSLNGGRGSILGTAIGMVIFGVIISGFTFLRLDAYYQEMIKGAIVVAAVVADVHRQRKRRKTS; this is encoded by the coding sequence ATGAGCAGCCAAGACATCACCGCCCGCGCCGCGCCTCGCACGCAGCGCCGCCTGCCGACCGAGGTCAACATCCTGCTGGTCCTGATCGGCATCGCCCTGGTCTTCGAGATCCTGGGCTGGATCTTCCAGGGCCAGTCCTTCCTGTTTTCCTGGAACCGGCTGAAGATCATGATCCTGCAAGTGTCTGTGATCGGCATCATCGCCGTGGGCGTGACGCAGGTCATCATCTCGGGCGGGATCGACCTGTCGTCGGGGTCCGTGGTGGGGGCGGTCGCCATGGTGGCGATGTCCTTCGCCCAGGTGTCCACCTATGCCCGCGCGGTCTATCCCGCGCTGACCGACCTGCCGATGATCGTGCCGCTGCTGATCGGGCTTGGTTGCGGGGCCATCGTCGGCCTCATCAACGGCTGGCTGATCGCCTATACCAAGATCCCGCCCTTCATCGCCACGCTGGGCACCATGGTCACGGTGCGCGGGTTCGCCAAGTGGTACACCAAGGGCCAGCCGGTCAGCTTCCCGACCGAGGGCTTTGCCTGGATCGGGTCGGGCATGATGCCGGTGGTGATCTTCATCATCGTCGCGGCGATCTTCCATATCGCGATGAAATACACCCGCTACGGCAAGTTCACCTATGCTATCGGCGCCAATGCCCAGGCCGCGCGCGTGTCGGGCATCGACGTGGAACGCCACCTGGTCAAGGTCTATGTCATCGCCGCGATGCTGGCGGCCCTGGCCGGGATGGTGGTCGCGGCCCGAGGCCAGACCGCGCAGGCGGGCATGGGCCTCGCCTATGAACTGGACGCCATCGCCATGGCGGTGATCGGGGGCGTGTCGCTGAACGGCGGGCGGGGATCCATCCTGGGCACGGCTATCGGCATGGTGATCTTCGGTGTCATCATCTCGGGCTTCACCTTCCTGCGGCTGGATGCCTACTACCAGGAGATGATCAAGGGCGCGATCGTCGTGGCTGCCGTGGTGGCCGATGTCCACCGCCAGCGCAAGCGCCGCAAGACCAGCTGA
- a CDS encoding sugar ABC transporter ATP-binding protein yields MVSPRTAAAIDRVHAATQREGVLSISGIRKEFPGVLALDDVQLRVRPGTVHALMGENGAGKSTLMKIIAGVYQPDAGEIRLRGQVVALKSPLDALEQGISMIHQELALMNWMTVAENIWIRREPKNRFGLIDHAEMTRMTADLFARLNIRLDPRAQVSDLTVAQKQMVEIAKAVSHNSDVLIMDEPTSALTEREVDHLFAIIRDLRARGIGIVYITHKMNELFEIADEFTVFRDGKYVGTHNASDVTRDDIIRMMVGREITNMFPKVDCPIGDTILEVRNLTLPGVFHDVSFSLRRGEILGLAGLVGSKRSNVAEALFGVHPAESGEILIDGKPVTIATPAQAMAHGMAFLTEDRKETGCFLTLDCLENIQSALITRSHVRNGFVQQREVNRLAEDMARTLRVKTPNLQETVENLSGGNQQKLLIARWLLTKPRILILDEPTRGIDVGAKSEIHRLITELAAQGVAVLMISSELPEVLGMSDRIMVMHEGHVSGFLDRADADQVKIMSLAAK; encoded by the coding sequence ATGGTCAGCCCAAGAACCGCAGCCGCCATCGACCGCGTTCACGCGGCAACCCAGCGCGAGGGTGTCTTGTCGATCAGCGGCATCCGCAAGGAATTCCCGGGCGTTCTTGCGCTGGACGACGTGCAGTTGCGCGTCCGGCCCGGCACCGTCCATGCCCTGATGGGGGAAAACGGTGCGGGCAAGTCCACGCTGATGAAGATCATCGCCGGCGTCTATCAGCCCGACGCGGGCGAGATCCGTCTGCGGGGACAGGTGGTCGCGCTGAAATCGCCGCTGGATGCGCTTGAACAGGGGATCTCGATGATCCACCAGGAACTGGCGCTGATGAACTGGATGACGGTGGCGGAAAACATCTGGATCCGGCGCGAACCGAAGAACCGCTTCGGCCTGATCGACCATGCCGAGATGACCCGCATGACGGCCGATCTGTTCGCGCGGCTCAACATCAGGCTGGACCCCCGCGCGCAGGTCAGCGACCTGACCGTGGCACAAAAGCAGATGGTCGAGATCGCCAAGGCGGTCAGCCACAATTCCGACGTGCTGATCATGGACGAACCGACATCCGCGCTGACGGAACGCGAGGTGGACCACCTGTTCGCCATCATCCGCGACCTGCGCGCCCGCGGCATCGGCATCGTCTATATCACCCACAAGATGAACGAACTGTTCGAGATCGCCGACGAATTCACCGTCTTCCGCGACGGCAAGTATGTCGGCACCCATAACGCATCCGACGTGACGCGCGACGACATCATCCGCATGATGGTGGGCCGAGAGATCACCAACATGTTCCCCAAGGTGGACTGCCCCATCGGCGACACGATCCTCGAGGTTCGCAACCTGACCCTGCCCGGCGTCTTCCACGACGTGTCCTTTTCCCTGCGCCGGGGCGAGATCCTGGGCTTGGCCGGTCTGGTCGGGTCCAAGCGGTCCAATGTGGCCGAGGCGCTGTTCGGCGTCCACCCGGCCGAGTCCGGCGAAATCCTGATCGACGGCAAGCCCGTGACCATCGCCACGCCCGCGCAGGCCATGGCGCATGGCATGGCCTTCCTGACCGAGGATCGCAAGGAAACCGGCTGCTTCCTGACGCTGGACTGCCTGGAAAACATCCAGTCCGCGCTGATCACCCGCAGCCATGTCAGGAACGGCTTCGTCCAGCAGCGCGAAGTGAACCGCCTGGCCGAGGACATGGCCCGCACCCTGCGCGTCAAGACCCCGAACCTTCAGGAAACGGTGGAAAACCTGTCGGGCGGCAACCAGCAGAAGCTGCTGATCGCCCGCTGGCTTCTGACGAAACCCCGGATCCTGATCCTGGACGAACCGACCCGCGGCATCGACGTGGGCGCGAAATCCGAAATCCACCGCCTGATCACGGAACTGGCAGCCCAGGGCGTGGCCGTGCTGATGATCTCCTCGGAACTGCCCGAGGTGCTGGGCATGTCCGACCGCATCATGGTCATGCACGAAGGCCATGTGTCCGGCTTCCTGGACCGCGCCGATGCGGATCAGGTCAAGATCATGTCGCTTGCGGCGAAGTAA
- a CDS encoding sugar ABC transporter substrate-binding protein produces MKRLLTATAICGLLGTAAQAENIGVSMALFDDNFLTVLRNGMGDHAASLDGVTLQIEDAQNDVGKQLNQIQNFVASGVDAIIVNPVDTDATVAMSQAAADAGIPLVYVNREPVNVDDLPENQAFVASDEKESGTLETQEICRLLKEAGKTEAKAVVLMGELSNQAARMRTQDIKDVIATPECSFIQIVEEQTANWSRTQAADLMTNWITSGLEFDAVISNNDEMAIGAIQAMKSAGVSMDDVIVGGVDATQDALAAMEAGDLDVTVFQNAAGQGEGAVDAALKLARGEEVENKVYVPFELVTPANLAEYQARN; encoded by the coding sequence ATGAAGCGACTGCTGACGGCGACCGCGATCTGCGGGCTGCTGGGAACGGCTGCCCAGGCCGAGAACATCGGGGTGTCCATGGCCCTGTTCGACGACAACTTCCTGACTGTCCTGCGCAACGGGATGGGGGACCACGCCGCCAGTCTGGACGGCGTGACCCTGCAGATCGAGGACGCGCAGAACGACGTGGGCAAGCAGCTGAACCAGATCCAGAACTTCGTGGCCTCGGGCGTGGACGCGATCATCGTGAACCCTGTCGATACAGATGCCACCGTCGCCATGTCGCAAGCCGCGGCCGACGCCGGGATCCCGCTGGTCTATGTGAACCGCGAACCGGTGAACGTCGACGACCTGCCGGAAAACCAGGCCTTCGTGGCATCCGACGAAAAGGAATCCGGCACCCTGGAAACCCAGGAAATCTGCCGCCTTCTGAAAGAGGCCGGCAAGACCGAGGCCAAGGCCGTCGTCCTGATGGGCGAGTTGTCGAACCAGGCCGCGCGGATGCGCACCCAGGACATCAAGGACGTGATCGCCACGCCCGAATGCAGCTTCATCCAGATCGTCGAGGAGCAGACCGCGAACTGGTCGCGCACCCAGGCCGCAGACCTGATGACGAACTGGATCACCTCGGGGCTGGAATTCGACGCGGTGATCTCCAACAACGACGAAATGGCCATCGGCGCGATCCAGGCCATGAAATCGGCGGGCGTGTCGATGGATGACGTGATCGTCGGTGGTGTTGATGCGACGCAGGACGCGCTTGCCGCAATGGAGGCGGGCGACCTGGACGTGACCGTGTTCCAGAACGCGGCGGGCCAGGGTGAGGGCGCGGTGGATGCGGCCCTGAAGCTGGCGCGCGGGGAAGAGGTCGAGAACAAGGTCTATGTGCCCTTCGAACTGGTGACGCCCGCGAACCTGGCCGAATACCAGGCCCGGAACTGA
- a CDS encoding LacI family DNA-binding transcriptional regulator, with translation MRRPTIADLAREAGVSLATADRVLNGRLKVREETARRVQDAAQRIGYHGANAIRARLMAELPELHVALILQKERHPFYQDFAREFQDQAAQITSHRVRVTVRFAQSTLPGELEQLLASLAGKVDAVAATGLDHHKVTAAVSDLRARGIPTFSLLSDFAQGVRESYVGTNNIKVGRSAGWLISRIAPKPGKVAVFIGGHRFHGHELRETGFRSYFREYAPDFELLNPQVNLETRQLTHEAVTELLERHNDIVGIYCAGGGMEGAIAALRESRKPGDVVLIVNELTPDSREALQDRTLSVVISTPLRQVCEETLALMIQARDHGLTDNPGQRFLPFQIWTPESL, from the coding sequence ATGCGCCGCCCGACCATTGCCGACCTTGCGCGCGAGGCGGGCGTCAGCCTTGCCACGGCCGACCGGGTTCTGAACGGCCGCCTGAAGGTGCGCGAGGAAACCGCGCGGCGCGTGCAGGACGCCGCGCAGCGCATCGGCTATCACGGGGCAAACGCCATCCGGGCGCGGCTGATGGCGGAACTGCCCGAACTGCACGTCGCACTGATCCTGCAAAAGGAACGGCATCCTTTCTATCAGGACTTCGCGCGTGAGTTCCAGGATCAGGCGGCGCAGATCACCTCGCACCGGGTGCGGGTGACGGTGCGGTTCGCGCAATCGACCCTGCCGGGGGAACTGGAACAACTGCTGGCGTCACTCGCCGGCAAGGTCGATGCGGTGGCGGCCACCGGGCTGGATCACCACAAGGTCACGGCGGCGGTCAGCGACCTGCGCGCGCGCGGCATCCCCACCTTTTCGCTGCTGTCGGATTTCGCCCAAGGGGTGCGGGAAAGCTATGTCGGCACCAACAACATCAAGGTCGGCCGTTCGGCGGGCTGGCTGATTTCCAGGATCGCGCCCAAGCCCGGCAAGGTCGCGGTCTTCATCGGCGGGCACCGGTTTCATGGCCATGAATTGCGCGAAACCGGATTTCGCAGCTACTTCCGGGAATACGCCCCGGATTTCGAACTGCTGAACCCCCAGGTCAACCTGGAAACACGGCAACTGACCCATGAGGCGGTGACCGAACTTCTGGAACGGCACAACGACATCGTCGGCATCTATTGCGCGGGCGGCGGGATGGAAGGCGCCATCGCCGCGCTGCGCGAGTCGCGAAAGCCGGGCGACGTGGTGCTGATCGTCAATGAACTGACGCCGGATTCGCGCGAGGCCTTGCAGGACCGCACCCTGTCCGTGGTCATTAGCACCCCCCTGCGCCAGGTCTGCGAGGAAACCCTGGCCCTGATGATCCAGGCGCGCGACCACGGGCTGACCGACAATCCGGGGCAGCGGTTCCTGCCCTTCCAGATCTGGACACCGGAAAGCCTGTAA
- a CDS encoding Gfo/Idh/MocA family protein: protein MRLAVFGAGRIGAVHAMNATAIPGVEVVHLVDPVADCDALAARIGARRSDAHDALSDDLDGIVICSSTDSHAELLLAAAERGLAVFCEKPISLDWPTVARVTEAVEASGIRCMLGFQRRYDPNFRAVRDRIASGQSGRLEQLVMHTRDPGPPPIDYVRRSGGMLRDQAIHDFDQARFMCGEEIATVYAVGNCQIDPAIGKAGDIDTLAVTMLTESGRMVTMTNNRRGPLGYDQRLEAHCAAEVLFIDNCPQTDVRIAGPSGQLTAPPMDYFIARFEAAYRAEMEAFAAWLQGGPAPLAGIRDGYEAQRLAEAAIASIATGQPVDLRGGWQP, encoded by the coding sequence ATGCGTCTTGCTGTTTTCGGGGCGGGCCGCATCGGCGCCGTCCATGCGATGAACGCCACCGCCATTCCCGGTGTCGAGGTCGTCCATCTTGTCGATCCGGTCGCCGACTGCGACGCACTTGCCGCCCGGATCGGGGCACGGCGGTCGGACGCCCATGACGCGCTGTCCGACGACCTGGACGGCATCGTCATCTGTTCGTCCACCGACAGCCATGCGGAGTTGCTGCTGGCGGCGGCCGAACGCGGGCTGGCGGTGTTCTGCGAAAAGCCGATCTCGCTCGACTGGCCGACGGTCGCGCGCGTGACCGAGGCCGTCGAGGCCTCGGGCATCCGCTGCATGCTGGGCTTTCAGCGCCGTTACGATCCGAACTTCCGCGCGGTGCGGGACCGCATCGCATCGGGCCAGTCGGGGCGGCTGGAACAACTGGTGATGCACACCCGCGACCCCGGTCCGCCGCCCATCGACTATGTCCGCCGATCCGGCGGGATGCTGCGGGACCAGGCGATCCACGATTTCGACCAGGCGCGGTTCATGTGCGGCGAGGAGATCGCGACCGTCTATGCCGTCGGCAATTGCCAGATCGATCCCGCCATTGGCAAGGCGGGCGATATCGACACGCTGGCGGTGACGATGCTGACCGAGTCCGGGCGCATGGTCACGATGACCAACAACCGCCGCGGCCCCCTGGGCTATGATCAGCGGCTCGAGGCGCATTGCGCGGCCGAGGTCCTGTTCATCGACAACTGCCCCCAGACGGATGTCCGCATTGCCGGGCCATCGGGCCAGCTGACCGCGCCCCCGATGGATTACTTCATCGCCCGGTTCGAGGCCGCGTATCGCGCCGAGATGGAAGCCTTTGCCGCATGGCTGCAGGGCGGCCCTGCACCGCTGGCGGGGATCCGCGACGGATACGAGGCGCAGCGCCTGGCCGAGGCCGCGATCGCCTCGATTGCGACGGGCCAGCCGGTCGATCTGCGGGGCGGCTGGCAGCCTTGA
- a CDS encoding Gfo/Idh/MocA family protein, with amino-acid sequence MADIGFGVIGAGYMGKAYAIALSQVSTVYEMPDRAIRRVIATSKAAGAQRRARDFGFERGTGDWRDLLAAEDVQAVAIASPTFLHADMAMAALQAGKHVICEKPLGRTAREAAQMARVAQASGRVTMTGFNYVKNPATQLAREIIETGEIGEVIHFGATHVEDYLMDPTLPHDWRQVAVNVGRAGALGDIASHAINLADFLVGPVAEVVGMRQTVHAQRPAGDGMAAVENDDQAQFLMRFASGVPGSITASRIHAGRKMGLTYEVVGTKGTVRFDQERMAELQFYDARDRKGRQGFRTILAAPGHGDYGRFCIGAGHGFGYNDMIVVEMAEFIRAIVQGTPAWPDFAAAVHTAAVVDAVLASCGTGGWIDVNTIESEAWA; translated from the coding sequence ATGGCTGACATCGGCTTTGGGGTCATCGGCGCGGGCTACATGGGCAAGGCCTATGCCATCGCGCTGTCGCAGGTCTCGACGGTCTACGAGATGCCGGATCGCGCGATCAGGCGTGTCATCGCGACATCGAAGGCGGCGGGCGCACAGCGCCGCGCGCGGGATTTCGGTTTTGAACGCGGCACAGGCGACTGGCGCGATCTGCTGGCGGCGGAAGACGTGCAGGCGGTTGCCATCGCCTCGCCCACCTTCCTGCACGCGGACATGGCCATGGCGGCCCTGCAGGCGGGCAAGCACGTGATCTGCGAAAAGCCCCTGGGCCGCACCGCGCGCGAAGCCGCGCAGATGGCCAGGGTCGCGCAGGCCAGCGGTCGCGTCACCATGACCGGCTTCAACTATGTCAAGAACCCCGCCACCCAGCTTGCCCGAGAGATCATCGAGACTGGAGAGATCGGCGAGGTCATCCATTTCGGCGCCACCCATGTCGAGGATTACCTGATGGACCCGACGCTGCCCCATGACTGGCGGCAGGTCGCGGTCAATGTCGGGCGGGCCGGTGCGCTTGGCGACATCGCCAGCCATGCGATCAACCTGGCGGATTTCCTTGTCGGCCCGGTGGCCGAGGTCGTGGGCATGCGCCAGACGGTCCACGCGCAGCGCCCGGCGGGGGACGGGATGGCCGCCGTCGAAAACGACGACCAGGCCCAGTTCCTGATGCGCTTTGCATCCGGCGTGCCGGGCAGCATCACGGCCAGCCGCATCCATGCGGGACGCAAGATGGGCCTGACTTACGAGGTCGTGGGCACCAAGGGGACGGTGCGGTTCGATCAGGAACGGATGGCGGAACTGCAATTCTATGACGCCCGCGACCGCAAGGGGCGGCAAGGGTTCCGCACGATCCTGGCCGCGCCGGGTCATGGCGATTATGGCCGCTTCTGCATCGGCGCGGGCCATGGCTTCGGCTATAACGACATGATCGTGGTCGAAATGGCCGAATTCATCCGCGCCATCGTGCAAGGCACCCCGGCCTGGCCGGACTTTGCCGCCGCCGTCCATACCGCCGCCGTGGTCGATGCGGTGCTGGCATCCTGCGGCACGGGCGGCTGGATCGACGTCAACACAATCGAATCGGAGGCCTGGGCCTGA
- a CDS encoding LacI family DNA-binding transcriptional regulator, protein MGKVTLEDVAQAAGVSLATVDRVVNRRGGVSADKEAAILSAARRLGLDRSLRVTPTAAKRIAVLIQPPSNPFHAQLRQGIEQARAIHRDLNLLFQIERIDPAQPDRIAAQIARAAAWADGMILTVPAAPQIVAAIEALPPRIPVVTLADDVPARGRAAFVGPDDRQSGRVAGDLMGYLVGQGGDTLVLIGRFDMPGHGARSGGFTDVLAERHPALRVADILETHEDKATAAAMALRAARTNPDLRGIYLCTTGCSELVAALAPIRQTRPFSIVTHEQTPERHLMLKARKVQVIIDQRPVLEARLAVETMARLIGRLEGEARSIATEIQILMPESV, encoded by the coding sequence ATGGGAAAAGTGACGCTGGAAGACGTGGCGCAGGCGGCAGGGGTATCGCTGGCCACCGTGGACCGGGTGGTGAACCGCCGCGGCGGGGTGTCCGCGGACAAGGAGGCGGCGATCCTGTCGGCCGCCCGCCGCCTAGGCTTGGATCGCAGCCTGCGGGTCACGCCCACGGCCGCCAAGCGCATCGCGGTGCTGATCCAGCCGCCGTCCAATCCGTTCCATGCCCAGTTGCGCCAGGGCATCGAACAGGCCCGCGCCATTCATCGCGACCTGAACCTGCTGTTCCAGATCGAGCGGATCGACCCGGCGCAGCCCGACCGCATCGCCGCCCAGATCGCCCGTGCCGCCGCCTGGGCGGACGGGATGATCCTGACCGTTCCCGCCGCCCCCCAGATCGTCGCGGCGATCGAGGCGCTGCCCCCGCGCATCCCGGTCGTGACCCTGGCCGACGACGTGCCCGCCCGTGGCCGCGCGGCCTTTGTCGGGCCCGACGACCGCCAGTCGGGCCGGGTCGCGGGCGACCTGATGGGATATCTGGTTGGTCAGGGCGGCGACACGCTGGTGCTGATCGGCCGCTTCGACATGCCCGGCCATGGGGCCCGCAGCGGCGGCTTCACGGACGTCCTGGCAGAACGCCATCCCGCCCTGCGGGTCGCCGATATCCTGGAAACGCACGAGGACAAGGCCACCGCAGCCGCCATGGCGCTGCGCGCGGCACGCACGAACCCCGACCTGCGCGGCATCTATCTGTGCACCACCGGCTGTTCGGAACTGGTCGCGGCGCTGGCGCCCATCCGTCAGACCCGTCCATTTTCCATCGTCACCCACGAACAAACCCCCGAACGCCACCTGATGCTGAAGGCCCGCAAGGTGCAGGTGATCATCGACCAGCGTCCTGTGCTGGAGGCCCGGTTGGCCGTCGAAACCATGGCCCGGCTGATCGGCCGGCTTGAAGGCGAGGCCAGGTCCATCGCGACCGAAATCCAGATCCTCATGCCCGAAAGCGTCTGA
- a CDS encoding TIM barrel protein codes for MTITITTAPCCWGVDDVSNPNLPDWRLVLKEIAAAGYGGLELGPYGYMPLDAPMVSDALRQHGLYVVAGTIFDNLVDPANREALERQAHQICAVITALPKPPTAPGQRFAAPYLTVMDWGHDARDYAAGHSDRAVRLDDAAWAGMVANIRAIARIARDEYGVRAVIHPHAGGHVEFADEIARVCADIPAPVAGLCLDTGHIAYAGMDPVAVLDRYWDRLDYIHFKDIDATKFADVMTRRIRFFNACAEGVMCPIGDGCIDYPAIRSLLERRGYAGFITVEQERDPRNAGGSLADVAKSRRYLETRGFAATKETTR; via the coding sequence ATGACCATCACCATCACGACGGCGCCCTGTTGCTGGGGCGTGGACGATGTCTCGAACCCGAACCTGCCCGATTGGCGGCTGGTTCTGAAGGAGATTGCGGCGGCGGGTTACGGCGGGCTGGAACTGGGGCCATACGGATACATGCCGCTGGACGCGCCGATGGTATCGGATGCCTTGCGCCAGCATGGGCTGTATGTCGTGGCGGGCACCATCTTCGACAACCTTGTGGATCCCGCGAACCGCGAGGCGCTGGAACGACAGGCGCACCAGATCTGTGCGGTGATCACGGCGCTTCCAAAACCGCCCACAGCGCCGGGCCAGCGGTTCGCCGCACCCTATCTGACGGTAATGGACTGGGGGCACGATGCGCGAGATTACGCCGCGGGCCATTCGGACCGCGCGGTGCGGCTGGACGACGCCGCCTGGGCGGGCATGGTCGCCAACATCCGCGCCATTGCCCGGATCGCGCGGGACGAATACGGCGTCCGCGCCGTGATCCACCCCCATGCGGGCGGCCATGTCGAATTCGCGGACGAGATCGCGCGGGTCTGCGCCGACATCCCCGCGCCCGTGGCGGGGCTGTGCCTGGACACCGGCCACATCGCCTATGCCGGGATGGATCCCGTGGCGGTGCTGGACCGGTACTGGGACCGGCTGGACTACATTCACTTCAAGGACATCGATGCCACGAAATTTGCGGATGTGATGACCCGCCGCATCCGCTTTTTCAACGCCTGCGCCGAAGGCGTGATGTGTCCCATCGGCGACGGCTGCATCGACTATCCCGCGATCCGGTCGCTGCTGGAACGGCGCGGCTATGCCGGTTTCATCACCGTCGAGCAGGAACGCGATCCCCGCAATGCCGGGGGATCGCTGGCCGATGTCGCGAAATCCCGCCGCTATCTGGAAACCAGAGGCTTTGCCGCCACCAAGGAGACGACCCGATGA
- a CDS encoding Gfo/Idh/MocA family protein yields MIDGTRLTKNAIRWGMVGGGRGSQIGYVHRSAAMRDGYFDLVAGAFDLDPGRGRAFGADLGLDPDRCYPDCQAMFAAESARPDGIRCVTIATPNNTHYPITRAALLAGIHVICEKPLTFTTAEALDLQALAAERGLVVGVTYGYSGHQMIEEAARLVADGTLGEIRIVNLQFAHGFHSAPVEQDSPATRWRVDPAFAGPSYVLGDLATHPLYIAQVICPDLRIRRLLCTRQSFVASRAPLEDNATVLMEYDGGAVGTLWTSAVNAGAMHSQKVRITGSRGSVEWWDEHPNQLRLEIQGEPARLLDRGMPYLHPQALGDDRIGAGHPEGLFEAWANLHSRFAQAIEAHEEGDPSRVAHLRYPGVAAGVEGVRWVEHCVRSADGGGVWVDYA; encoded by the coding sequence ATGATCGACGGCACGCGCCTGACGAAGAACGCAATCCGATGGGGCATGGTCGGCGGCGGCAGGGGCAGCCAGATCGGCTATGTCCACCGGTCCGCCGCGATGCGCGACGGCTATTTCGATCTGGTAGCCGGGGCCTTTGACCTGGATCCCGGCCGGGGCCGGGCCTTCGGGGCCGACCTGGGGCTGGATCCGGATCGCTGCTATCCCGATTGCCAGGCGATGTTCGCGGCCGAATCCGCCCGCCCCGACGGCATCCGCTGCGTGACCATCGCCACGCCGAACAACACCCATTACCCGATCACCCGCGCCGCCTTGCTGGCAGGCATCCATGTCATCTGCGAAAAGCCCCTGACCTTCACCACGGCCGAGGCGCTGGACCTGCAGGCCCTCGCCGCCGAACGCGGTCTGGTCGTGGGCGTCACCTATGGCTATTCCGGCCACCAGATGATCGAGGAGGCGGCGCGGTTGGTCGCGGATGGCACCTTGGGCGAGATCCGCATTGTTAACCTGCAATTCGCCCACGGCTTTCACAGCGCACCGGTGGAACAGGACAGCCCCGCCACCCGCTGGCGCGTCGATCCGGCCTTTGCTGGCCCCAGCTATGTCCTGGGGGATCTGGCCACCCATCCGCTGTATATTGCGCAGGTGATCTGCCCCGATCTGCGCATCAGGCGGCTTCTCTGCACCCGGCAAAGCTTCGTCGCCTCGCGCGCGCCGCTGGAGGATAACGCGACGGTTCTGATGGAATATGACGGGGGCGCGGTGGGGACGCTGTGGACATCGGCCGTGAATGCCGGGGCGATGCACAGCCAGAAGGTGCGGATCACCGGATCCAGGGGATCGGTCGAATGGTGGGACGAACACCCCAACCAGTTGCGGCTGGAAATCCAGGGCGAGCCCGCGCGCCTTCTGGACCGGGGGATGCCTTATCTGCACCCGCAGGCGCTGGGCGATGACCGTATCGGTGCAGGCCATCCCGAAGGGCTGTTCGAGGCATGGGCCAACCTGCATTCGCGCTTTGCCCAAGCCATCGAGGCGCATGAGGAGGGCGATCCGTCCCGCGTGGCCCATCTGCGCTATCCCGGCGTCGCGGCGGGGGTCGAGGGCGTCCGCTGGGTGGAACATTGCGTCCGGTCCGCGGATGGGGGCGGCGTCTGGGTGGATTATGCCTGA